Below is a genomic region from Armatimonadota bacterium.
ACCGAAGCTCACGCCATTGGGCAACCGCAAGTCATACGAGAGCGCCCCTGTCTGGTCATCGCGCCGCCAGTCAGGGAGGCGTTCGGCGGCCACAACCGGGGGCATGTCGGCGCGCACGTGGTCGATGAACAGCAATCCGAGGTCGCAGGCGAGGGTTTCGGGTATGCGCAGGGCAAGTCGCCCGGCATCTTCCCAGGGCAGGTGGATCTCCACCGCCTGGAAGCCCGTTAGTGCCGGATCGCGGGGGTAGGGCGTGAGCGCGGGCACCAGCGGCGCCGCGCTGCCACATGCCGCCCAGAGATACGGAATGGTGAGCAGCCCGATTGTCGGTCGCATTCCGCACTCCCCTCATTCGGGCGCCCGGCCCCTACAGCTGACGGGCCAGGGCCTGCACCGCGAGGCTTGTGGCTGCGACGATGATCCAGACCAACAGGCCCAGGAGGATCGGCCGGGCACCGGTCTTCACGATCTTCCGCATGTTCGCACCCAGGCCCACACCGGCGAGAGCGACCACGATCAGGTGCTTGCCGGCGATGCCGCAGTACCCCGCGAACTGCTCCCCGAACACCCCCGCCGTGTTCAGCACAGACAGCGCCAGGAAGCCGAGGATGAACCAGGGGATAGTCTTGCCCAGGTCGCATTTCGTGTCGGAACAGCGGCGGCGGCTCATAAGAAACGCCAGCCCGATGCAGATTGGGACGATCATCGTGGTGCGCGCGAGTTTGGTCACCGTCGCGTAATCGCCGGCGTCCTGCCCGTACGAGTAAGCGGCAGCGACGACCGATGAAGTGTCGTTGATGGCGGTGCCGGCCCAGAGGCCGAAGCCCGTCTGGCTCATGGCCATGAGATGTCCCAGCACGGGGAAGATGATGACCGCGACGACGTTGAAGAGGAAGACGGTGGAGATTGAGAAAGCGATTTCGTCGTCGTCGGCATCCACGATGGGCGCCACGGCGGCAATCGCCGACCCGCCGCAGATCCCGGTGCCCACTCCGATGAGTCCGGTGAGGGTAGCACCCACTTTCAGAGCCCGGCCCAGAAGCCAGGCCGCCGCGAGCGCTGACGTAAGCGTGATCAGCATTACCGCCAATGACTCTTCGCCCGTCTTCACCACCTGCATGAGGCTCAGACTGCCGCCCAGGACGATGATGGCAGCCTGGAGAACCTTCTTGCTGCAGAACCTGGTGCCGGGCTGGGTGGCGGCAGGTAGTCGCAGGAAATTGGCGACTGCAATGCCCAGGAGTATCCCGAATACCGGGGCGCCCACGATGGGGACAAGGTGGCCCAGTGCCACGGCGACGGCGGCGATTGCAACGCACAGGGCTATCCCGGGAAGCGCGGACGCGCTCTGCCGGCGTGCTTCGCGTTCGGTTGTTGTTTCAGGTGCGGGATTGGCTGGCTCGGAACTCAACGCGGACACCTCAGTCGTTTTTCAGCACGGTCTGCAGGCAGGATGGATGCGCTTCCCGGTGAGGTCCGTCGCTTTCGGCGACAGTGACCGCCCACCGAG
It encodes:
- a CDS encoding YeiH family putative sulfate export transporter — encoded protein: MSSEPANPAPETTTEREARRQSASALPGIALCVAIAAVAVALGHLVPIVGAPVFGILLGIAVANFLRLPAATQPGTRFCSKKVLQAAIIVLGGSLSLMQVVKTGEESLAVMLITLTSALAAAWLLGRALKVGATLTGLIGVGTGICGGSAIAAVAPIVDADDDEIAFSISTVFLFNVVAVIIFPVLGHLMAMSQTGFGLWAGTAINDTSSVVAAAYSYGQDAGDYATVTKLARTTMIVPICIGLAFLMSRRRCSDTKCDLGKTIPWFILGFLALSVLNTAGVFGEQFAGYCGIAGKHLIVVALAGVGLGANMRKIVKTGARPILLGLLVWIIVAATSLAVQALARQL